One part of the Vanessa cardui chromosome 2, ilVanCard2.1, whole genome shotgun sequence genome encodes these proteins:
- the LOC124536802 gene encoding hormone receptor 4 isoform X4 — MDLVIKSESAADTSTSSPDPGPPSPRMAEAGCSTPPHPPPVFDGGGSPSPSPSCHPTVIRSAPPYSVIKFEGAPVVKTESSQINKHESAPSSVKLEAAPPEPPQPYRPRALAPPPQSPHTALSPGHWPPAACINGVKPELIGGHFPPQPLEQKSGSRNTQWRGAPAVIMGESGGVRTMFWTLPAPAASGEPAASASHTPTPPTPDPGTCSEESAARLLLNLGGELRRPRGPRLDMELLWAGDVSQLPAHQQMHALNLSAAAGTVSGLPGVASASSLSTRPELRTYAPEADREEDEQPMICMICEDKATGLHYGIITCEGCKGFFKRTVQNRRVYTCVADGGCEITKAQRNRCQYCRFKKCIEQGMVLQAVREDRMPGGRNSGAVYNLYKVKYKKHKKPNTKAATTTSRASPPEKPKDPLPPLPPHLVNGTILKTALTNPSEVVHLRARLESAVSSSRDRAVPLERALHMIRALIDCDAMEDIATVRHLPDLLHDTSEIGDKLCKIGDSIVHKMVAWTKKLPFIMEIPMEIHSKLLMEKWHEISVLTTAAYQAMHGKLAHAPPSSDHEHDFMQEVNANLRTLQNCLTSLMGRPITLEQLRLDVGLVVEKMTQITCVFRRIQLRMEEYVCLKVYILLNQEVELESIQDRYVQVLRSYLEHAAPHHPGRLQELFARIPEIQAAANLLLESKMFYVPFVLNSAEIR; from the exons ATGgatttagtaataaaaa GTGAGTCGGCAGCCGACACCAGTACGTCGTCGCCAGACCCGGGCCCACCGTCACCGCGCATGGCCGAGGCCGGGTGTAGCACGCCGCCGCACCCACCACCTGTGTTCGACGGCGGCGGATCGCCTTCGCCTTCGCCATCGTGCCACCCTACAGTCATCCGCTCTGCACCACCTTATTCAGTCATTAAATTTGAAGGAGCTCCTGTTGTTAAAACGGAAAGTTCCCAAATTAATAAACACGAATCTGCACCTTCATCGGTTAAACTTGAAGCTGCACCCCCAGAACCTCCTCAGCCTTATAGGCCACGTGCTCTTGCGCCGCCTCCGCAAAGTCCGCATACGGCGCTCTCACCGGGACACTGGCCACCCGCTGCTTGTATCAACGGTGTGAAGCCGGAGCTCATCGGCGGTCATTTCCCACCTCAACCATTAGAACAAAAATCAGGATCTCGAAATACGCAATGGCGCGGTGCGCCAGCTGTTATCATGGGCGAATCTGGTGGTGTTCGGACTATGTTTTGGACATTACCCGCACCAGCCGCTAGTGGTGAGCCAGCAGCGAGTGCGTCGCATACGCCGACACCACCAACCCCCGACCCGGGTACGTGTAGTGAAGAGTCCGCAGCACGATTACTGCTCAACCTAGGTGGAGAATTAAGGCGACCAAGAGGACCAAGATTAGATATGGAGCTTCTCTGGGCTGGAGATGTCTCGCAGCTGCCAGCGCATCAACAAATGCATGCATTAAATCTCAGTGCTGCAGCTGGAACTGTATCAGGTTTACCAGGTGTTGCAAGTGCAAGTTCTTTATCAACTCGTCCAGAACTTCGAACCTATGCTCCTGAGGCAGATCGTGAAGAAGATGAACAACCTATGATATGTATGATATGTGAAGATAAAGCAACGGGCTTACATTACGGCATTATAACATGCGAAGGTTGCAAAGGGTTTTTTAAAAGGACTGTACAAAATCGTCGAGTGTACACTTGTGTTGCTGATGGTGGCTGTGAAATCACAAAAGCGCAACGGAATAGATGCCAGTACTGTCGTTTCAAGAAATGTATAGAGCAAGGAATGGTTTTACAag ctgtccgAGAGGATCGTATGCCTGGTGGCAGGAATAGCGGTGCCGTATACAACCTttacaaagttaaatataagaaaCACAAGAAACCAAATACGAAAGCAGCGACTACAACAAGCCGAGCATCACCACCAGAAAAACCTAAAGACCCTTTACCACCCCTCCCACCGCACCTCGTTAATGGGACCATACTAAAGACTGCGTTAACAAACCCCAGCGag GTTGTACATTTGAGAGCAAGACTGGAAAGCGCAGTATCGTCATCTCGAGATCGAGCAGTTCCTTTGGAACGAGCGCTGCATATGATCCGGGCTCTCATCGACTGTGATGCTATGGAAGACATTGCAACTGTACGCCATCTACCTGATCTCCTCCACGACACGTCCGAAATTGGCGACAAACTTTGTAAAATTGGAGACTCCATTGTACATAAAATGGTCGCGTGGACGAAAAAGTTACCATTTATAATGGAAATTCCTATGGAGATCCATTCTAAGCTGTTAATGGAGAAGTGGCACGAGATCTCAGTTTTAACAACAGCGGCATACCAAGCAATGCATGGGAAACTCGCTCATGCACCACCGTCGTCGGATCATGAACATGATTTCATGCAAGAG gTTAATGCCAATTTAAGGACATTACAAAATTGCCTGACATCATTGATGGGTAGGCCAATAACCCTGGAACAGCTCCGACTGGATGTGGGACTGGTGGTGGAGAAGATGACGCAAATAACCTGCGTGTTTCGTCGCATCCAGCTCAGGATGGAGGAGTACGTGTGCTTGAAGGTCTACATATTGCTTAATCAAG AAGTGGAGTTGGAAAGTATTCAGGATAGGTACGTGCAAGTATTGCGCAGTTACTTAGAACACGCTGCACCCCACCATCCTGGCAGACTTCAGGAGCTGTTCGCTCGGATACCCGAG ATACAAGCGGCGGCAAATCTGCTACTAGAAAGTAAAATGTTCTACGTACCGTTCGTGCTGAACTCGGCTGAGATCAGATAG